The bacterium DNA window GTAATAGACCATACAGGAAGTATGCAGGCAATAAGAGGTATTTATAACGCTCATACTCATAATGAAACTAATTCTGTCACTCAAAAACCTAACCAGGGGATGAGCTGATGACTACTTTAAATGAAATAAAATCTGTCGATTGGCAGCCAAAAATAAATGAAATAGGCTCTGTGGTTGAAGGAATGGATGATATTGACCAGTGCATAAAAATCATTCTTATGACAAGAAAAGGCGCCAATCCGCATCGTCCCGAGTTTGGCTCTGATATTTGGCAATATATCGATGCTCCTGTTCAAGAAGCTGTCCCCAATATTATAAAAGAAGCAATGGAGGCAATAAATATCTGGGAGCCAAGAGTGGAAATCAAAGGTATTACTGCCGAAATCAATGAATCGCAGATAACCTTGAGTATTGACAGGCAGATTAAAAGTACAGATATTCAGGGAACATTGGAGGTCACTTTATGATAGGACGACTTCCTGAACCTTCTTTTATAGAAAGAGATGTTAATAAAATAACGCAGGAGTGGATTTCTCTTTATGAACAAAAAACCGGCAAAACACTTCAGCCTGCTCAAATTGAAAGAATCCTTATTGATGTCGGCGTTTACAGAGAAAATCTTCTGAGAATAAGCATTCAAGAAGCCGCCAAGCAAAATCTTGTTAATTATGCGACCTATCCGATGCTCGATCATCTCGGAGAACTTGTCGGAGTTTATAGAATTTCTGCAAAATCTTCCGGGACAAATATAAAATTCATTCTCTCAGAAGTTCAAAATTTCAATGTACTTATTCCCGTAAACTCTCAAATTGAATCAAAAGACGGCAAAGTCATATTTAAAACCCTCTTGGATATTCTCATTCCGGCAGGACAATTATCTGAGGAAGTTCCGGTACAGGCAGAAACTGTAGGAAATATCGCAAACGGATATCTGCCGGGAGAAATTAAAAACCTCATAACTCCTGTTTCATATATAGAAAGCGCTTCAAATATTACTGAAAGCTCAGGCGGAGCTGATGAAGAAGACGATGACTCTTTAAGAGAACGAATCAAACAAGCTCCCGAAAAATTTACAAATGCAGGAAGCAGAGGCGCTTACAGATATTGGGCAATCACTGCTCATCAGGATATTATTGACGTTGCGGTATTAAGCACAAGTCCCGGTGTTGTTAAAATTTATCCGCTGACTAAATCCGGCAACCCAACCGGTGACATTTTGTCACTTGTTCAAAATATTCTAAGCCACGACAAAGTAAGACCGCTTACTGACCTTGTCATTGTTGAATCTCCGCAAAAAATAGACTTTGAAGTCAACGGCAGCATTACTCTTTATACCTTTGCAGATATTAAAAGCGTTGAATCGGAAATAAATTCTAAGTTGGATAAATATATTGCGGATTTAAAATCGAAACTCGGAAAAGATATAGTCCCGACGCAAATTATTGCGCTTTTAAACAGCATTTACGGAGTGTTTAAAGTGGATTTAATTAATCCCGATTTTACTGAAATTGCTGATTATCAATGGGCAAACTGTACCAGGTATCAGATAGATATTGCAGGTTATACAAATGGCTGATAATTCAATAAATCAACTGATACCGATTAAAGATGAATCGAGTTTGGCATTTAACGAGCTTTTTGACAGGCTCGGAACTTTAGATTTAACGTCTTTACTTGTTTATCTTGTTGATGAAGTTGAAGCTTCTGCCTTGCCGCATCTTGCAGAACAATTTCACGTTATGGGAAATGAAGGCTGGTTGCAGGTTAATACCGATACAGA harbors:
- a CDS encoding GPW/gp25 family protein; the encoded protein is MTTLNEIKSVDWQPKINEIGSVVEGMDDIDQCIKIILMTRKGANPHRPEFGSDIWQYIDAPVQEAVPNIIKEAMEAINIWEPRVEIKGITAEINESQITLSIDRQIKSTDIQGTLEVTL
- a CDS encoding baseplate J/gp47 family protein; protein product: MIGRLPEPSFIERDVNKITQEWISLYEQKTGKTLQPAQIERILIDVGVYRENLLRISIQEAAKQNLVNYATYPMLDHLGELVGVYRISAKSSGTNIKFILSEVQNFNVLIPVNSQIESKDGKVIFKTLLDILIPAGQLSEEVPVQAETVGNIANGYLPGEIKNLITPVSYIESASNITESSGGADEEDDDSLRERIKQAPEKFTNAGSRGAYRYWAITAHQDIIDVAVLSTSPGVVKIYPLTKSGNPTGDILSLVQNILSHDKVRPLTDLVIVESPQKIDFEVNGSITLYTFADIKSVESEINSKLDKYIADLKSKLGKDIVPTQIIALLNSIYGVFKVDLINPDFTEIADYQWANCTRYQIDIAGYTNG